CAACAATACGAAGGAGAGCTTGATCGTATTAGCGATACCCAAAATCGCATTTCCGAAATCCTGCCCTACGTCAACCTCGCCAACGAAGCAACCCGCCGCGAAGTGCTAATTGCGCCTGTGGTGACTGATCTCGTTCACTACACGCGATCGCAACTCAGGATCGAGTATCAAATCAAAGTGAGCGAACATTTACAAGGATATTTTGATTACCTTTTGCGAAATCAGGCTTGGATTATCGTCATTGAAGCAAAGCACGAAGATCTTTATAATGGGTTCACCCAATTAGCAACAGAACTAATTGCCCTCGATCAATGGGATAAAGCTCCTGAATGCGATCGCCTATTTGGTGCGGTCACAACTGGCTCAGTCTGGCAGTTTGGACTATTACATCGTCAGACTAAATTGATTCAACAAGATCTAAATCTATACCGAGTTCCCAATGATTTTGAAACTGTGATGAGGATTTTAGTACAAGCAATAACAGGAGAAAATCAACCAAATTGAAAACAGGAAGATATTACAAATGCTTGCTAGACAAACAGAAATAACCTACTCAAAATATCTCGCCTACGAACAAACTAGCCCCACTAAGCATGAATTTGTCAATGGGCAAATCTTTGCAATGGCTGAGGAAGATGAAAATCATAATTTGATTGTTGGCAATCTAGTTGGTTGTATTCATCCACATTTGCGCGTTACTGGTTCTCGGTTATCAGCCTTAGCGATGAAACTCACGATCGCCTCTGCAAATAACGCAACTTATTATCCTGACGTGATGGTAGTTTGCGATCGCACCGATAGCGATCCCTATGTCAAACAGAAACCTTGTCTCTTAATCGAAGTTCTATCACCTTCTACAGCCATGCTAGATCGGCGAGAAAAGCTTTTTAACTATCAGAAATTAGAAACTTTGCAAGAATATGTCATGGTTTCTCAAACCGAAGCAAAAGTAGAACTTTATCGCCGCGATCCTGAAGGTTGGTTAGTCCAATCCTTGAGTATGGGTGAAAGCCTAGAATTACAGTCGATTGACTTAGCGATTGCTCTTGCTGACATTTACGAGGATATTGAGTTATGAAAAAATGAATAAAATCATTTGGGCGATCGCAACTGCTCAATTAAGCCCCAAAGCCCTTTTTATTTTTCTTAGACTTGATTGGTTTGAGTGTTCTACCACTATTAGCGATCTCTAATCTCATATTTCGGTGTTTCTGATATTCTCTGATTTTTGCCGCCAGAGGATGGCGCGAATCAATTCTAAGATGGGTAAGAGACATGACCAATGCTTTCGATTCTTGATCGCCTTGATCGCAGCTTGAGACTTCACCATCTTTGGCACTTAAGCTACAAAGTATACCCGCCATATCACCTGCATAGAACACTGTATTCATCTCATAGACTGCATCTGGTTCAGAAATATATACACTTTGTTCTTTGAGTGCCTGAAATCCTATTTCATTGATCCTGATACTTATAGGAAGACTAGCTTGGATCTCTAGATAAAGTTGACGTGCAAAAACTGGATCATCAATAGTTGCCGTATCAAACATTTTCTCTGTTATTTCATTCATATTTTCATTCATATATGCCTCACAGTTTAGTTGTTAATTTTATGCCCAAAACACCAATTTATCCTGAATACCTAACAGGGCGGCATATTCACGCACTTTTTTTGACCTTAGTTAGTTCCGTTGATCAAGAATTAGGCGATCGCCTGCATGGTGAAAAAGCAAATAAAGGATTTAGTCTGAGTCCGATTCAATTGGCAGTTAGCGATTGGCGATTAGCTGTTAGCGCTGACAATAACAAACCCAAGCTAAAGAAAGCTAACAGCCAACCGCTAAAAGCTAAAAGCCTCTCTTGGCATTATCAAGAAATCCTCCCCTCAACCTCCTGCTGGTGGCGCATCTCTCTGTTAGATGAAGTTCTCTTTAGCAAACTCACAGGACTTTGGCTCAATCTCAATCCCGATCGCGCTTTTCATCTTGGTTCTGCTGACCTCTATATCACCAGTATTCTCGGCACACCACAATCGAGCCAACCTTGGGCAAACTTCGCCACCTATCAACAAATCTACGATCGCTCCTCTGAAACCGAACGCAACATTACCTTTCACCTCGCCACTCCCACCGCCTTCCGTCAAGGTAAATACGATTCGCCATTACCCACTCGCGACAATGTGTTCAAGAGTCTATGCGATCGCTGGAATACTTACAGCGAAATCCCAATTAATCCCGAAATCATCGAATATATCTTTCCTAGCCGTTTTGAGATTAAAACAGAAGTAGTCAAGAACTATGACACCCATAGTTTTATTGGATGTGTCGGTGAAATTGGCTATCGGATTCTCGGTGATGCTTCACCAGAGATCATCAAACAAATTAATGCGCTTGCTGATTTTGCGATGTTTTCGGGAATTGGCAGGAAGACGACGATGGGGATGGGGATGGTTAGAAGAGTATAAATTACGAATTACGAATTATCAATTACGAATACCATTATGGAACCAATTCCTATCGCATCTCTCAATCAATACGCCTATTGCCCTCATCGTTGTTGGCGAATGTTTTGTGCGGGAGAATTTGTCGAGAATCATTACACCATTGAGGGGACAGATTTACATCAACGAGTACATACGGTTGGTGAAAATCAACGAGACGAGACATGGCAAATCAGGGCGATCTGGCTGAAGTCGGAGCAATATGGCTTGATTGGCAAATCCGATTTAGTTGAAGAAGTTGATGGCAATCTCTATCCCATTGAATACAAACGGGGGCATAAAGGGGAATGGGATAACGACGCGATGCAAGTTGTGGCTCAAGCGCTCTGTTTAGAAGAGATGACGGGAAAAAGCATTACTAAGGGCTATGTTTATTATGCTCAAACACACCAAAGGCAAGAGGTTGAGATTACGGATGAGTTACGAGATGAGGCGATCACCACAATCTCTGAAATCTTACAAATGATGGAAACTGGCAAGATGCCTCCTGCAATCTATGGCAATCGCTGTAAGGGTTGCAGTCTGTTTACTCAGTGTGTACCGATGGCAAAGGAAAAGGTTAGTAAATATAAGGAAGGAGCCTAAAAGCAATGGGAACGGTTTATGTAAGTCAGGATGATTCGTTTATTGGCAAGACCGATGAACGCTTAACGGTGAAGGCAGAGAAGAAACAAATCCTAGATGTGCCACTGATCAAAATTGATGGATTGGTAATCCTCGGTCGTGCCACGATTTCACCTGCGGCAGTGATGGAACTGTTAGAGCGAAAAATCCCAATGTCCTTCATGACAGGTTCAGGACGATTTCTCGGACGTTTGGAACCTGAGTTAACTAAAAATATTTTCGTAAGGCGATCGCAATGGGATGCAGCAGGGGAAACTCCGAAGGCGATCCATATGGTGCAAGCCTTTGTGCGCGGCAAGTTAAAAAATTATCGAGCGTCACTAATGCGGCATCTGCGGGATTATCCCGATAATGATTTACAAAAGGCGATTGATGATATCGAACGGGCGATCGATTCGTTGGCAACCATTAAGGCGATCGCTAGTTTGCGTGGTGTGGAGGGGCATGGTAGCGCTGTCTATTGGCAAGCTTTCCCGAAATTAATTCGTGCCGATGGTTTTAGCTTCACCACCCGCAATCGCCGCCCACCTATCGATCCTGTGAATGCGATGTTAAGTTTTGGCTATTCCCTTTTGCGTCACGATGTTCAAGGGGCGCTAAATATTGTCGGTTTCGATCCCTATCTTGGCTATTTGCACACAGAGCGCTACGGTCGTCCCAGTCTTGCCCTCGACCTCATGGAAGAGTTTCGCCCCTTGATTGTCGATGCGATCGTTTTGTCGGCAATTAACCGCAAGGCGATCGCGCCCAAGGATTTTACTGCTGAACCACTGAGCAAGGCGATCACTCTATCTAACGATGCAAGAAAAGTATTCTTAACGCTTTACGAACAGAAGAAACAGTCAAAGTTTAAGCATCCTGTCATGGGTCGTCAATGTACTTATCAAGAGTCATTTGAGCTTCAGGCAAGGCTTTTAGCTAAGTATTTGATGGATGAGACTGATAAGTATCCACCGTTGGTTTTGAAATAGAGTTTGGCTTTTAGCTGTTAGCGATTAGCTTTTAGCTCATTTAAGAACTAATGAAAAGGAAGTCTAATAAATTTCAACTGAATTTCAAGCTTTAACCTCATTAAAAAGCTAATGGCTAAAAGCTAACAGCTAACCCCTAATCACTAAAATCCTCATGTTCCTCGTCATTTCCTACGATATCCCCGAAGATAAACGCCGTACCAAAATCCATAAGATTCTCAAGTCCTATGGTCAATGGATGCAGTTTAGTGTGTTTGAGTGCGAACTGACTGATGCTCAATATGCCAAATTGCGATCGCGTTTGAGCAAGTTGATTAAGCCGAGTGAGGATAGTATTCGCTTTTACTTCCTTTGTGGTTGCTGTCAGCCTAAAATAGAGCGTATTGGCGGCGAACAGGTGCGCGACGACACAATTTTTTTCGCTTGATTTTTGGTTCACGGTTTGCGCGAGTTGTTGGGTGTTTTTGAAGACTGTATGCAGTTGTTAGTAATAAATGTGTTGTTTGGTATGACTTTGCAGGCGATCGCACGAATTGTTTGGTTCGCGCAAGTCCTGAGTGCTTTGCTATATCTAGGTTTTCAATGTTCACGACAAGATCTAAATTCGCTCCAATCAGCCCAAATCTGCTACAATTGCGATCGTTCGCGCAATTGTACCTTGACAATCAAATATAGTATACTTCTTAAGCGCGGGTTGCTTCAAAGCCTCTAAAACCCTTTTAGGGATTGAAACAGGGTCGTTACGTGAGCGAATTCGGGGCGATCGCCACACAGGCTTCAAAGCCTCTAAAACCCTTTTAGGGATTGAAACAAGGGGGGGGGAACGCGAAAATCATACGAAATAGGCTTCAAAGCCTCTAAAACCCTTTTAGGGATTGAAACTTCGAGAGTAGCGCTTCACATAATGATTCTCTTCTGCTTCAAAGCCTCTAAAACCCTTTTAGGGATTGAAACTAAATCAGTACAGGTTTTTTCCCCTCTCGTTGCTCCTGCGCTTCAAAGCCTCTAAAACCCTTTTAGGGATTGAAACGGAGCCGCCGCCAACAGGAGCGACAGAAGAGATAGGCTTCAAAGCCTCTAAAACCCTTTTAGGGATTGAAACTGAGCCAAAATGTGGCAAGTATCGCCCCTTGTATGTGCTTCAAAGCCTCTAAAACCCTTTTAGGGATTGAAACAAAAACTTGACAAAATCCACTCGATACTGTAAGGCTTCAAAGCCTCTAAAACCCTTTTAGGGATTGAAACATAAATTTTTGGATAGGTATAAGCCAATGCTTCAGGCTTCAAAGCCTCTAAAACCCTTTTAGGGATTGAAACTTGTATTTACTAATTACTTCAGGCTCAATACCAGGCTTCAAAGCCTCTAAAACCCTTTTAGGGATTGAAACATTTTGCTGACCCTAATCAAGTCGATTTAGAAGCTTCAAAGCCTCTAAAACCCTTTTAGGGATTGAAACTGGTAAGAATTCTCCCAACTTCTATAATTCTGGATGCTTCAAAGCCTCTAAAACCCTTTTAGGGATTGAAACGATTTACTTACCTTTCTAATTTGGATATCCCAATCGGCTTCAAAGCCTCTAAAACCCTTTTAGGGATTGAAACGTTTCCATTCGTTTTTCATGCTTAAAGGCTTTAAAGCTTCAAAGCCTCTAAAACCCTTTTAGGGATTGAAACCTCTATATAGAAGCTAAAGGAAAGTTTCTACCCGAAGCTTCAAAGCCTCTAAAACCCTTTTAGGGATTGAAACCAAT
This sequence is a window from Pseudanabaena sp. ABRG5-3. Protein-coding genes within it:
- a CDS encoding Uma2 family endonuclease is translated as MLARQTEITYSKYLAYEQTSPTKHEFVNGQIFAMAEEDENHNLIVGNLVGCIHPHLRVTGSRLSALAMKLTIASANNATYYPDVMVVCDRTDSDPYVKQKPCLLIEVLSPSTAMLDRREKLFNYQKLETLQEYVMVSQTEAKVELYRRDPEGWLVQSLSMGESLELQSIDLAIALADIYEDIEL
- the cas6 gene encoding CRISPR-associated endoribonuclease Cas6, which codes for MPHSLVVNFMPKTPIYPEYLTGRHIHALFLTLVSSVDQELGDRLHGEKANKGFSLSPIQLAVSDWRLAVSADNNKPKLKKANSQPLKAKSLSWHYQEILPSTSCWWRISLLDEVLFSKLTGLWLNLNPDRAFHLGSADLYITSILGTPQSSQPWANFATYQQIYDRSSETERNITFHLATPTAFRQGKYDSPLPTRDNVFKSLCDRWNTYSEIPINPEIIEYIFPSRFEIKTEVVKNYDTHSFIGCVGEIGYRILGDASPEIIKQINALADFAMFSGIGRKTTMGMGMVRRV
- the cas4 gene encoding CRISPR-associated protein Cas4, coding for MEPIPIASLNQYAYCPHRCWRMFCAGEFVENHYTIEGTDLHQRVHTVGENQRDETWQIRAIWLKSEQYGLIGKSDLVEEVDGNLYPIEYKRGHKGEWDNDAMQVVAQALCLEEMTGKSITKGYVYYAQTHQRQEVEITDELRDEAITTISEILQMMETGKMPPAIYGNRCKGCSLFTQCVPMAKEKVSKYKEGA
- the cas1d gene encoding type I-D CRISPR-associated endonuclease Cas1d, which translates into the protein MGTVYVSQDDSFIGKTDERLTVKAEKKQILDVPLIKIDGLVILGRATISPAAVMELLERKIPMSFMTGSGRFLGRLEPELTKNIFVRRSQWDAAGETPKAIHMVQAFVRGKLKNYRASLMRHLRDYPDNDLQKAIDDIERAIDSLATIKAIASLRGVEGHGSAVYWQAFPKLIRADGFSFTTRNRRPPIDPVNAMLSFGYSLLRHDVQGALNIVGFDPYLGYLHTERYGRPSLALDLMEEFRPLIVDAIVLSAINRKAIAPKDFTAEPLSKAITLSNDARKVFLTLYEQKKQSKFKHPVMGRQCTYQESFELQARLLAKYLMDETDKYPPLVLK
- the cas2 gene encoding CRISPR-associated endonuclease Cas2, which gives rise to MFLVISYDIPEDKRRTKIHKILKSYGQWMQFSVFECELTDAQYAKLRSRLSKLIKPSEDSIRFYFLCGCCQPKIERIGGEQVRDDTIFFA